A region of the Deltaproteobacteria bacterium genome:
GATGAAGGAGGCCTGCGGCGTGACTTCCTCCTCGCTCACGCCGAGCTGCTCGCAGATGATCTCCTTCACCTTCTGCTCCACGCTGGATCCCATCACTCCTCCTTGACCTTCTCGCGCCCGACGAGGCGCGCTTCACATGTAGAGGCCGCCGTTCACGTGCAGCACCTGCCCGGTGATGTAGCCTGCGTCCGGGGAGGTGAGGAACGCGACCGCCGCGGCGACCTCCTCGGGCGTGGCGATGCGGCCCGCGGGAATCACGTTCGTGTAAAAGGCCCTCTGCTGGTCGTCGAGCCCCGCCGTCATGTCCGTCTCGACCAGGCCGGGGGCGACCGCGTTCACGGTGACGCCGCGCGCCGCCACCTCGCGCGCCAGCGACTTCGTGAACCCGATCACGCCCGCCTTCGCCGCCGCATACGCCGCCTGCCCCGTGTTGCCCATCTCCGCCACCACCGAGGTGAGATTCACGATCCTCCCGTACCGGGCGCGGACCATGGCACGGACGGCGGCCTTCGTACAGTGGAACACGCCCGTCAAGTTGGTGCGCAGCACGCGCTCCCAGTCCTCCTCCTT
Encoded here:
- the fabG gene encoding 3-oxoacyl-[acyl-carrier-protein] reductase, with product MSGTLAGQVALVTGGSRGIGRAIALRLAAAAAMVVVNYRENAAAAEETVGRIAAAGGRASAARFDVGDAAAARVGVQNIVDEHGRLDLLVNNAGLTVDALLLRLKEEDWERVLRTNLTGVFHCTKAAVRAMVRARYGRIVNLTSVVAEMGNTGQAAYAAAKAGVIGFTKSLAREVAARGVTVNAVAPGLVETDMTAGLDDQQRAFYTNVIPAGRIATPEEVAAAVAFLTSPDAGYITGQVLHVNGGLYM